One genomic region from Kineosporia corallincola encodes:
- a CDS encoding organic hydroperoxide resistance protein produces MAEALYSATSTAWGGREGRARSSDGRIDVALSMPAGLGGDDGPGTNPEQLFATGYAACFHSALKSAARAEKVDVSDSAVSVTISLVGGPESGLDLAARIEAQIGGVDPETAGRLLQLAHERCPYSRAMRGNISQEVLLVGAESD; encoded by the coding sequence ATGGCAGAAGCTCTTTACAGCGCCACGTCGACCGCCTGGGGCGGCCGGGAGGGCCGGGCCAGGTCGTCCGACGGGCGCATCGACGTGGCCCTGTCGATGCCCGCGGGCCTCGGCGGCGACGACGGGCCGGGCACCAACCCGGAGCAGCTGTTCGCCACCGGCTACGCCGCCTGCTTCCACAGCGCCCTGAAGAGCGCGGCCCGGGCGGAGAAGGTCGACGTCAGCGACTCCGCGGTGTCGGTCACGATCAGCCTGGTCGGCGGCCCGGAGTCCGGCCTCGACCTGGCCGCCCGCATCGAGGCGCAGATCGGCGGCGTCGACCCGGAGACCGCCGGCCGCCTGCTCCAGCTGGCGCACGAGCGCTGCCCCTACTCCCGGGCCATGCGCGGCAACATCAGCCAGGAGGTGCTGCTGGTCGGGGCCGAGTCCGACTGA
- a CDS encoding alpha/beta fold hydrolase, with translation MTQTSDRLGSRHRGESRWVELADGPVHYIDHGGPAGAPLAVLVHGLGGSHANWTALAPLLTPHLRVVAVDLAGFGLTTAGTRPASVVGNADLLHRFAAALSTEPVVLVGNSMGGMISAMVTAGHPDQVSRLILVDPVLPLTPALPDGQVTANILQGALPARARLALARRRGPIPRDRAAMQLVTLCCDDPDRVTQEVVDEHLALAERRGYVEETVRDFLMAGRSMVLTVVHWRRYAKLLHSIEAPVMLIHGTRDRLVPYRVARVAAAANPHWSFFPATGVGHVPMLEAPGWMADRILEWLT, from the coding sequence ATGACCCAGACCTCCGACCGTCTCGGTAGCCGGCACCGCGGGGAGTCCAGGTGGGTCGAGCTCGCCGACGGACCGGTGCATTACATCGATCATGGCGGACCCGCCGGTGCTCCGCTGGCGGTGCTCGTGCACGGCCTCGGCGGATCGCACGCCAACTGGACCGCGCTGGCCCCACTGCTCACGCCGCACCTGCGGGTGGTGGCCGTCGACCTGGCCGGGTTCGGGCTGACCACGGCGGGCACGCGGCCGGCCAGCGTGGTCGGCAACGCCGATCTGCTGCACCGCTTCGCCGCCGCGCTCTCCACCGAACCCGTGGTGCTGGTGGGTAATTCGATGGGCGGCATGATCAGCGCGATGGTCACCGCCGGGCATCCGGACCAGGTGTCCCGGCTGATCCTGGTCGACCCGGTGCTGCCGCTGACCCCGGCCCTGCCCGACGGCCAGGTCACCGCCAACATCCTCCAGGGCGCGCTGCCGGCCCGGGCCCGCCTGGCCCTCGCCCGCCGCCGCGGCCCGATCCCCCGCGACCGCGCCGCCATGCAGCTGGTCACCCTGTGCTGCGACGATCCGGACCGGGTCACGCAGGAGGTGGTCGACGAGCACCTGGCCCTGGCCGAACGACGCGGCTACGTCGAAGAGACCGTGCGCGACTTCCTGATGGCCGGGCGCTCGATGGTGCTCACCGTCGTGCACTGGCGCCGTTACGCGAAGCTGCTGCACTCGATCGAGGCGCCGGTGATGCTGATCCACGGCACACGTGACCGCCTGGTGCCGTACCGCGTGGCGCGGGTGGCCGCCGCGGCCAACCCGCACTGGTCGTTCTTCCCGGCCACCGGGGTGGGGCACGTGCCCATGCTGGAGGCGCCGGGCTGGATGGCCGACCGCATCCTGGAGTGGCTGACCTGA
- a CDS encoding exopolyphosphatase, protein MSTGKFRLVTRSDFDGLVCAVLLRALDMIDEITFVHPKDVQDGLVEVGPGDILTNLPYAPEAHMVFDHHHSETLRVGGTPDNHIIVEEAPSAARVVYDHFGGAPVFPMISDELMRAVDQADSADYALEDILRPRGWTLLNFLMDSRTGLGRFRDFRISNYQLMMQLIDSVLNEATVEDILAEPDVAERVELFHAQSELFVAQLQRVCIERGDLVVVDLRDEDIIHAGNRFMVYALFPQCRVSAHVIWGKQKQNTVLAVGKSILDRTSPVDIGSLMLRYGGGGHHAAGTCQVPHDQTDRVLSEIAAAVNEPARV, encoded by the coding sequence ATGTCGACAGGTAAGTTTCGTCTGGTCACGCGCAGCGACTTCGACGGTCTGGTCTGTGCCGTGCTGCTGCGTGCGCTCGACATGATCGACGAGATCACCTTCGTGCACCCGAAGGACGTGCAGGACGGCCTGGTCGAGGTCGGTCCGGGCGACATCCTGACCAACCTGCCCTACGCGCCCGAGGCGCACATGGTGTTCGACCACCACCACAGCGAGACGCTGCGGGTGGGCGGCACCCCGGACAACCACATCATCGTCGAGGAGGCCCCCTCGGCGGCCCGCGTGGTCTACGACCACTTCGGCGGGGCGCCGGTGTTCCCGATGATCTCCGACGAGCTGATGCGGGCGGTCGACCAGGCCGACTCCGCCGACTACGCGCTGGAGGACATTCTCCGGCCGCGCGGCTGGACCCTGCTGAACTTCCTGATGGACAGCCGAACCGGCCTGGGCCGGTTCCGCGACTTCCGGATCTCCAACTACCAGCTGATGATGCAGCTCATCGACAGCGTGCTGAACGAGGCCACGGTGGAGGACATCCTGGCCGAGCCGGACGTGGCCGAGCGGGTCGAGCTGTTCCACGCGCAGTCCGAGCTGTTCGTGGCCCAGCTGCAACGGGTCTGCATCGAGCGCGGCGACCTGGTGGTCGTCGACCTGCGCGACGAGGACATCATCCATGCCGGCAACCGCTTCATGGTCTACGCGCTGTTCCCGCAGTGCCGGGTGTCGGCGCACGTGATCTGGGGCAAGCAGAAGCAGAACACCGTTCTCGCAGTGGGCAAGTCGATCCTCGACCGCACCTCACCGGTCGACATCGGCTCGCTCATGCTCCGGTACGGCGGGGGCGGTCACCACGCCGCGGGCACCTGCCAGGTGCCGCACGACCAGACCGACCGGGTGCTCAGCGAGATCGCGGCGGCGGTCAACGAGCCCGCCCGGGTCTGA
- a CDS encoding sigma factor-like helix-turn-helix DNA-binding protein → MVLANHDRGEQRRLRLGERLRREHRVYPITADPADELIGVRAVREALAGLEPNDREVLELTVWEQLAPREIAVALDLSPQVVRARD, encoded by the coding sequence CTGGTGCTGGCCAACCACGACCGCGGCGAGCAGCGCCGGCTGCGGCTGGGCGAGCGGCTGCGGCGCGAGCACCGGGTCTACCCGATCACCGCCGACCCGGCCGACGAGCTGATCGGCGTGCGCGCGGTGCGCGAGGCCCTGGCCGGGCTGGAGCCGAACGACCGCGAGGTGCTGGAGCTGACCGTGTGGGAGCAGCTGGCACCGCGCGAGATCGCCGTGGCACTCGACCTTTCGCCCCAGGTGGTGCGGGCGCGCGACTGA
- a CDS encoding M3 family metallopeptidase, which translates to MTPKSSLEPSNPFARASDLAYGLPPFASVREEHYLPAFRVGMQQQLAEVEALAQSPEPVSVATVLDPLERSGALLSRVYRVFFNLIGSSVTDGLREIETEVNPLLAAHRDAIVMNPALFAKVAELYAQREQIADEETRRLLVRQHDDMVRAGAGLDAAGQERLRAINQELARLASTFREDLRADTNDLAVHVEDASRLDGLPPDALAAAHTAAQDRGLRGYLITLLLPSGQPALASLTDRAVREGLYRASVSRGRRDNAYDTRPTLTRQVALRAERAALLGFPSHAAYVAADQTAGDVDSVTKLLTALVGPAVQNARVEQAELTERLHADGFEGDLRPWDWAYYAELVARERFSRDSAALRPYFELGSVLRNGIFAAAGGLYGLHFVRRDDLRGYADDVDVYEAFTEAGAGLGLVLTDWYSRDAKRGGAWMSSFVSQARLTGERPVIVINLNLSRPPAGSPTLLTLDEVGTAFHEFGHVLHGLLSDVRYPRLSGTRVPRDFVEFPSQVNEMWAWQPELLRRYALHHATGEPLPSDALDSVISAQSYGQGFATVEMLGASLLDQAWHGRGADDPAITPEQVDAFERQVLASHGLDLDAVPPRYGSTYFEHIFGGDYSAGYYSYLWSEVLDADTVEWFLAQGGLDRKAGARFRDELLSRGGSVDPMAAVERVLGRAPRLEPLLERRGLLPVD; encoded by the coding sequence GTGACACCGAAGAGTTCCCTGGAACCGTCGAACCCGTTCGCGCGGGCGAGTGATCTCGCCTACGGGCTGCCACCGTTCGCGTCCGTCCGCGAGGAACACTACCTGCCCGCGTTCCGGGTCGGCATGCAGCAGCAACTGGCCGAGGTGGAGGCCCTCGCGCAGTCGCCCGAGCCGGTCTCCGTGGCCACCGTGCTCGATCCGCTGGAGAGGTCAGGGGCCCTGCTGAGCAGGGTCTACCGGGTGTTCTTCAACCTGATCGGCTCGTCGGTGACCGACGGGCTGCGCGAGATCGAGACCGAGGTGAACCCGCTGCTGGCCGCGCACCGCGACGCGATCGTGATGAACCCGGCGCTGTTCGCCAAGGTGGCCGAGCTGTACGCGCAGCGTGAGCAGATCGCCGACGAGGAGACCCGGCGGCTGCTGGTGCGTCAGCACGACGACATGGTGCGTGCCGGAGCCGGTCTGGACGCGGCGGGGCAGGAGCGGTTGCGTGCGATCAACCAGGAGCTGGCCCGGCTGGCTTCCACCTTCCGCGAGGACCTGCGCGCCGACACCAACGACCTGGCCGTGCACGTGGAAGACGCCTCGCGGCTCGACGGCCTGCCGCCGGACGCGCTGGCCGCGGCGCACACCGCAGCCCAGGACCGGGGGCTGCGCGGCTACCTGATCACGCTGCTGCTGCCCAGCGGTCAGCCGGCACTGGCCTCGCTGACCGACCGTGCGGTGCGGGAGGGGCTGTACCGGGCCTCGGTGTCGCGTGGGCGCCGCGACAACGCCTACGACACCCGGCCCACGCTGACCCGGCAGGTGGCGCTGCGCGCGGAACGCGCGGCCCTGCTCGGGTTCCCCAGCCACGCGGCGTACGTCGCGGCCGACCAGACGGCGGGCGATGTGGACTCGGTGACGAAGCTGCTCACCGCCCTGGTCGGCCCGGCCGTGCAGAACGCCCGGGTCGAGCAGGCCGAGCTCACCGAGCGGTTGCACGCCGACGGTTTCGAGGGCGACCTGCGGCCGTGGGACTGGGCCTACTACGCGGAACTCGTTGCCCGGGAACGGTTCTCCCGCGACTCGGCGGCGCTGCGACCGTACTTCGAGCTGGGCTCGGTGCTGCGCAACGGCATCTTCGCGGCCGCGGGCGGCCTCTACGGCCTGCACTTCGTGCGCCGTGACGACCTGCGGGGCTACGCCGACGACGTGGACGTGTACGAGGCGTTCACCGAGGCCGGAGCCGGCCTCGGGCTGGTGCTCACCGACTGGTACTCGCGGGACGCCAAGCGCGGTGGCGCCTGGATGAGCTCGTTCGTGTCGCAGGCCCGGCTGACCGGTGAGCGGCCGGTGATCGTGATCAACCTGAATCTCAGCCGCCCACCGGCCGGTTCGCCCACGCTGCTCACGCTCGACGAGGTGGGCACCGCGTTCCACGAGTTCGGGCACGTGCTGCACGGCCTGCTCTCCGACGTCCGTTACCCGCGGTTGTCCGGCACCCGGGTGCCGCGCGACTTCGTCGAGTTCCCCTCACAGGTCAACGAGATGTGGGCATGGCAGCCGGAACTCCTGCGCCGCTACGCCCTGCACCACGCCACCGGTGAGCCGCTGCCGTCCGACGCACTGGACTCGGTGATCTCCGCCCAGTCGTACGGGCAGGGGTTCGCCACCGTCGAGATGCTCGGCGCCAGCCTGCTCGACCAGGCCTGGCACGGGCGCGGGGCGGACGACCCGGCGATCACCCCGGAGCAGGTGGACGCGTTCGAGCGGCAGGTGCTGGCCTCGCACGGACTCGACCTGGACGCGGTGCCGCCGCGATACGGCAGCACCTATTTCGAGCACATCTTCGGCGGTGACTACAGCGCCGGGTACTACTCGTACCTGTGGAGCGAGGTGCTCGACGCCGACACGGTTGAGTGGTTCCTGGCCCAGGGCGGCCTGGACCGCAAGGCCGGAGCCAGGTTCCGCGACGAGCTGCTGTCGCGCGGCGGCTCGGTCGACCCGATGGCGGCCGTGGAGCGGGTGCTCGGCCGGGCGCCGCGCCTGGAGCCGCTGCTCGAGCGCCGGGGCCTGCTACCCGTCGACTAG
- a CDS encoding Gfo/Idh/MocA family protein → MTEVQAEGAVAPLRWGIIGTGGIAARFAADTALLDGTQVTAVGSRTVERAAGFAADQGIPAHHGSYQALVADPSVDAVYVATPHPFHAEHALLAIAAGKHVLVEKPFTMNAVEARTVVEAARRAGVFCMEAMWTRFLPHMTRLRELLAEGAIGEVLALGVDQGMRFQQDPEHRLFAFELGGGALLDLGIYPFSFASMVFGAPQTVRASASPAFTGVDGTTSAVLTYGNGAHAVILCSATVATPMKAWIAGTEGRVELDRQWYSGSSAITLTRADGSTERFEPVEGMVRGNAKGMRYQVAEAVARIRAGELESPVMPLDETISIMGILDEVRDQIGLVYPES, encoded by the coding sequence ATGACCGAAGTGCAGGCGGAGGGCGCCGTGGCGCCGCTGCGATGGGGGATCATCGGTACCGGGGGAATCGCCGCGAGGTTCGCGGCCGACACCGCCCTGCTGGACGGCACGCAGGTCACCGCGGTCGGCTCGCGAACCGTGGAGCGGGCGGCCGGGTTCGCCGCCGACCAGGGCATCCCGGCACACCACGGCAGCTACCAGGCGCTGGTCGCCGACCCCTCGGTGGACGCGGTCTACGTGGCCACCCCGCACCCCTTCCACGCCGAGCACGCCCTGCTGGCCATCGCCGCGGGCAAGCACGTGCTGGTGGAGAAGCCCTTCACGATGAACGCCGTCGAGGCCCGCACCGTGGTCGAGGCCGCGCGCCGGGCCGGGGTGTTCTGCATGGAGGCGATGTGGACCCGCTTCCTGCCGCACATGACCCGGCTGCGCGAGCTGCTGGCCGAAGGGGCGATCGGCGAGGTGCTGGCGCTGGGCGTCGACCAGGGCATGCGGTTCCAGCAGGACCCGGAGCACCGGCTGTTCGCCTTCGAGCTGGGCGGCGGCGCGCTGCTCGACCTCGGCATCTACCCGTTCTCGTTCGCCTCCATGGTGTTCGGCGCCCCGCAGACCGTGCGGGCCAGTGCCAGCCCGGCGTTCACCGGCGTCGACGGCACCACCTCGGCGGTGCTCACCTACGGCAACGGCGCGCACGCCGTGATCCTGTGCAGCGCCACCGTGGCCACCCCGATGAAGGCCTGGATCGCCGGCACCGAGGGCCGCGTCGAGCTGGACCGGCAGTGGTACTCGGGCAGCAGTGCGATCACCCTGACCCGCGCCGACGGCAGCACCGAGCGGTTCGAGCCGGTCGAGGGCATGGTGCGGGGCAACGCCAAGGGCATGCGCTACCAGGTGGCCGAGGCGGTCGCCCGGATCCGCGCCGGTGAGCTGGAGAGCCCGGTGATGCCGCTGGACGAGACGATCTCGATCATGGGCATCCTGGACGAGGTGCGGGACCAGATCGGCCTGGTCTACCCGGAGTCCTGA
- the pgeF gene encoding peptidoglycan editing factor PgeF, which yields MIAGTATDIPLLTWSIFDGHGVRAAVTTRAGGVSSGRYESLNLGLHVADDPDAVRVNRERAARAFGVAPGDLVFAKQVHGAEVAAVTAPGQKNIEADALITAEPGPVLVIMVADCVPLVLFDPVRRVAAAVHAGWPGTVAGISAATVRALAEQGSDPADLLVGIGPSISPDRYQVGADVEVKARQAFGDRAGEVIRPDGTGRWTFDLWRANIIQLTEAGVRPQAIELAGLDTGPGTPFFSHRSEGPTGRFAVLVRLTPDQPAEQPHEQPEDQQSPLNEQPEEDPR from the coding sequence ATGATTGCCGGAACCGCGACGGACATCCCTCTGCTGACGTGGTCGATCTTCGACGGTCACGGTGTGCGCGCGGCGGTGACCACGCGTGCCGGTGGCGTCAGCTCGGGCCGCTACGAGTCGCTGAACCTCGGGCTGCACGTCGCTGACGACCCGGACGCCGTCCGGGTGAACCGCGAGCGCGCCGCCCGGGCGTTCGGCGTGGCACCCGGCGACCTGGTTTTCGCCAAGCAGGTGCACGGTGCCGAGGTGGCCGCCGTCACCGCACCGGGCCAGAAGAACATCGAGGCCGACGCCCTGATCACCGCCGAGCCCGGTCCGGTGCTGGTGATCATGGTGGCCGACTGTGTGCCGCTGGTGCTGTTCGACCCGGTGCGCCGGGTGGCCGCCGCGGTGCACGCGGGCTGGCCCGGCACGGTCGCCGGCATCAGCGCCGCCACCGTGCGCGCCCTGGCCGAGCAGGGCAGTGACCCGGCCGACCTGCTGGTCGGCATCGGCCCCTCGATCTCGCCCGACCGCTACCAGGTGGGGGCAGACGTCGAGGTGAAGGCCCGGCAGGCGTTCGGCGACCGGGCCGGCGAGGTGATCCGGCCCGACGGAACCGGCCGGTGGACCTTCGATCTGTGGCGTGCCAACATCATTCAGCTCACCGAGGCCGGTGTCCGGCCGCAGGCGATCGAGCTCGCGGGCCTGGACACCGGCCCGGGCACACCGTTCTTCAGCCATCGCTCCGAAGGCCCCACCGGCCGGTTCGCGGTGCTGGTGCGACTGACTCCCGACCAGCCCGCCGAACAGCCCCACGAACAGCCCGAAGACCAGCAGTCCCCCCTGAACGAGCAGCCCGAAGAGGATCCCCGATGA
- a CDS encoding RNA polymerase sigma factor gives MRHPDDAADLVADTFLVAWRRRTEVPPGGDARLWLFPQPPAGRCPQGWPGWCWPTTTAASSAGCGWASGCGASTGSTRSPPTRPTS, from the coding sequence GTGAGGCATCCCGACGACGCCGCGGACCTGGTCGCGGACACCTTCCTGGTCGCCTGGCGGCGCCGCACCGAGGTGCCGCCGGGCGGCGACGCCCGGCTCTGGCTCTTCCCCCAGCCTCCGGCCGGGAGGTGCCCCCAGGGGTGGCCCGGCTGGTGCTGGCCAACCACGACCGCGGCGAGCAGCGCCGGCTGCGGCTGGGCGAGCGGCTGCGGCGCGAGCACCGGGTCTACCCGATCACCGCCGACCCGGCCGACGAGCTGA
- the murD gene encoding UDP-N-acetylmuramoyl-L-alanine--D-glutamate ligase, whose protein sequence is MSDALSWDDLDGHRIGIYGLGREGEASLRACQARGIEPLLVDDNPPPGGVEGRKVLATAEGGAEALAVCEIVIKSPGISRYSDSIRELEEQGVAVVGGLGLWVQGADPRKVVLITGTKGKSTTAAITGHLLKGLGYRTLVGGNIGVPPFDPALDPAVGGAEQDFWVIEVSSYQATDIYTAPHVVGVTSLNPDHLPWHRDDLETYYRDKLSLAGRPGAVWTVANGDSAEIRQRRDLLGPQVEWVTAEQAGQKWIDELGLLGVHNRRNAVIARTMLAKLGVGAADDEAELARAAAGFAGLESRLQQVGMIDQVSFVDDGLSTNVLPTLAAVEAFGDRRVALIVGGQDRGIDYAPLAEGLRGRQAEVLVLTTPDNGPRIASELNRTGCGPNVTVKETSGLDEAVEEGYAWARPNGVVLLSPAAPSFGRFRDYRHRGESFVEAMNRISRRG, encoded by the coding sequence ATGAGTGACGCGCTGTCCTGGGACGACCTCGACGGTCACCGCATCGGCATCTACGGCCTGGGCCGCGAGGGCGAGGCGTCGCTGCGCGCCTGCCAGGCCCGCGGCATCGAGCCGCTGCTGGTCGACGACAACCCGCCGCCCGGCGGGGTGGAGGGCCGCAAGGTGCTGGCCACCGCCGAGGGCGGCGCGGAGGCCCTGGCGGTCTGCGAGATCGTGATCAAGTCGCCGGGCATCAGCCGCTACTCCGACAGCATCCGTGAGCTGGAGGAGCAGGGCGTCGCCGTGGTCGGCGGCCTCGGGCTGTGGGTGCAGGGCGCCGACCCGCGCAAGGTCGTGCTGATCACCGGCACCAAGGGCAAGAGCACCACCGCCGCGATCACCGGGCACCTGCTCAAGGGCCTGGGCTACCGCACCCTGGTCGGCGGCAACATCGGCGTGCCGCCGTTCGACCCGGCGCTCGACCCGGCCGTCGGCGGTGCCGAGCAGGACTTCTGGGTGATCGAGGTGTCCAGCTACCAGGCCACCGACATCTACACCGCCCCGCACGTGGTCGGGGTGACCTCGCTGAACCCCGACCACCTGCCCTGGCACCGCGACGACCTGGAGACGTACTACCGCGACAAACTCAGCCTCGCGGGGCGTCCCGGGGCGGTCTGGACGGTGGCCAACGGCGACAGCGCCGAGATCCGGCAGCGGCGTGACCTGCTCGGCCCCCAGGTCGAATGGGTGACGGCGGAACAGGCCGGGCAGAAGTGGATCGACGAGCTGGGTCTTCTCGGCGTCCACAATCGCCGCAATGCCGTGATCGCCCGCACCATGCTCGCCAAGCTCGGGGTCGGCGCCGCCGACGACGAGGCCGAACTGGCCCGGGCCGCGGCCGGTTTCGCCGGCCTGGAGAGCAGGCTCCAGCAGGTCGGCATGATCGACCAGGTCAGCTTCGTCGACGACGGCCTGTCCACCAACGTGCTGCCCACGCTGGCCGCGGTGGAGGCGTTCGGCGACCGTCGGGTGGCGCTGATCGTGGGCGGGCAGGACCGGGGCATCGACTACGCGCCGCTGGCCGAGGGGCTGCGCGGGCGGCAGGCCGAGGTGCTGGTGCTGACCACGCCCGACAACGGCCCGCGGATCGCGAGTGAGCTGAACCGCACCGGCTGCGGCCCGAACGTCACGGTGAAGGAGACGTCCGGCCTGGACGAGGCGGTGGAGGAGGGCTACGCCTGGGCCCGGCCCAACGGCGTGGTGCTGCTCTCGCCGGCCGCGCCCAGCTTCGGCCGGTTCCGCGACTACCGGCACCGCGGCGAGTCGTTCGTCGAGGCGATGAACCGGATCTCGCGCCGCGGCTGA
- a CDS encoding aldose epimerase family protein, with the protein MTSTDITAGSPDHSDSSGQIVYARSAFGVTSAGEPVERWIMDDGTLRVSVLTLGGNIQALEVPSGDGEGRVDVVLGFDDVTGYEKTKAYIGALVGRVANRLTDSAFSLDGTQYRVTANEGANSLHGGVDGFNRRIWAAEPVEGGLRLSLTSPDGDQGYPGELTVTVDYLLLPGGTFRIRYGATTTAPTVVNLTQHAYFNLGGGVHTANPSTDGHTLRVASGHYTPVDQALLPSGEIAHVVGTPMDLRTAQPLDFLNLDHNLVLDTEEAAPEEAGHGHGHGHSGPGLHFCAELKHEASGRTLTVSTSEPAVQVYTGSQLDGSDTGKDGIVYPASAGVCLETQNFPDAPNHADFPSIVLRPGEHYLTVTDWAFSV; encoded by the coding sequence GTGACCTCAACAGACATCACCGCGGGCAGCCCCGACCACTCCGATTCCTCGGGCCAGATCGTGTACGCACGGTCCGCCTTCGGGGTCACCTCCGCCGGTGAGCCGGTGGAGCGGTGGATCATGGACGACGGGACGCTGCGCGTCAGTGTCCTGACCCTGGGCGGCAACATCCAGGCCCTCGAAGTGCCCTCCGGTGACGGCGAGGGACGGGTGGACGTCGTCCTCGGGTTCGACGACGTGACCGGCTACGAGAAGACCAAGGCCTACATCGGTGCCCTGGTCGGCCGGGTCGCCAACCGCCTCACCGACTCGGCCTTCTCGCTCGACGGCACGCAGTACCGGGTGACCGCGAACGAGGGCGCCAACTCGCTGCACGGTGGCGTCGACGGCTTCAACCGGCGGATCTGGGCGGCCGAGCCGGTCGAGGGCGGTCTGCGGCTGAGCCTGACCAGCCCGGACGGCGACCAGGGCTACCCCGGCGAGCTGACCGTCACGGTCGACTACCTGCTCCTGCCCGGCGGCACCTTCCGCATCCGCTACGGCGCCACCACCACCGCGCCGACGGTGGTGAACCTGACCCAGCACGCCTACTTCAACCTGGGCGGCGGGGTGCACACGGCGAACCCGTCCACCGACGGCCACACCCTGCGCGTCGCGTCCGGCCACTACACCCCGGTCGACCAGGCCCTGCTGCCCTCCGGCGAGATCGCCCACGTCGTCGGCACCCCGATGGACCTGCGCACGGCCCAGCCCCTGGACTTCCTGAACCTCGACCACAACCTGGTGCTCGACACGGAGGAGGCCGCGCCGGAAGAGGCCGGGCACGGCCACGGGCACGGCCACAGCGGCCCGGGCCTGCACTTCTGCGCCGAGCTGAAGCACGAGGCCAGCGGCCGCACCCTGACCGTGAGCACCAGCGAGCCGGCCGTGCAGGTGTACACCGGCAGCCAGCTCGACGGCTCGGACACCGGCAAGGACGGCATCGTGTACCCGGCCTCGGCCGGCGTCTGCCTGGAGACCCAGAACTTCCCGGACGCCCCGAACCACGCGGACTTCCCGTCGATCGTGCTGCGGCCGGGCGAGCACTACCTGACCGTGACGGACTGGGCGTTCAGCGTCTGA
- a CDS encoding NUDIX hydrolase has product MDEPTIREAARIILIDDHGRVLLVQGGDPADPAAGLWWFTPGGGLDPGESSADAARRELFEETGFVVTGELGPVVHERDNTFVFGGRLLRQREVYYRVRHAGSGPEIDRSGWTPLERESLTGARWWSADELRTTSEVFFPECLADLVDG; this is encoded by the coding sequence GTGGACGAGCCGACGATACGAGAAGCCGCCCGGATCATCCTGATCGACGACCACGGCCGGGTGCTGCTGGTGCAGGGCGGCGATCCGGCCGACCCGGCCGCCGGGCTGTGGTGGTTCACTCCCGGCGGCGGTCTGGACCCGGGTGAGAGCAGTGCCGACGCGGCCCGCCGGGAGCTGTTCGAGGAGACCGGTTTCGTGGTCACCGGCGAGCTCGGCCCGGTCGTGCACGAGCGGGACAACACCTTCGTGTTCGGTGGCCGGCTGCTGCGGCAGCGCGAGGTGTACTACCGGGTGCGCCACGCCGGGTCCGGGCCGGAGATCGACCGCTCCGGCTGGACCCCGCTGGAACGCGAGTCACTGACCGGGGCCCGCTGGTGGTCCGCCGACGAACTGCGCACCACCAGCGAGGTGTTCTTCCCGGAGTGTCTGGCTGATCTAGTCGACGGGTAG